In a genomic window of Cyanobacteria bacterium FACHB-DQ100:
- a CDS encoding nucleoside deaminase: protein MVSGYPSGINSAGYSTHCDWMRRALELAQQAGDAGEVPVGAIVVRSSTIIAEAENRRERDRDPTAHAEVLALRQAGQALQSWHLNDCTLYVTLEPCPMCAGAIVLARLGMLVYGADDPKAGAIRTVLNLPDSAASNHRLTVFGGILEMPCRDQLQQWFRQRRERKD from the coding sequence ATGGTTTCTGGGTACCCAAGTGGGATCAATAGCGCTGGCTATTCCACGCACTGCGATTGGATGCGGCGAGCGCTCGAATTGGCACAGCAAGCCGGAGATGCGGGAGAAGTTCCGGTTGGTGCGATCGTGGTTCGATCTAGCACGATTATTGCGGAGGCTGAGAACCGCCGAGAACGCGATCGCGATCCGACGGCTCATGCAGAAGTGTTGGCGCTGCGACAAGCGGGGCAAGCTTTACAGTCCTGGCATTTAAATGACTGTACGCTGTACGTAACGCTGGAACCCTGCCCGATGTGTGCGGGTGCGATCGTCTTGGCGCGATTAGGAATGCTTGTTTATGGAGCTGATGATCCGAAAGCTGGCGCGATTCGGACAGTGTTGAATTTGCCGGATAGCGCGGCATCGAATCATCGATTAACAGTATTCGGTGGGATTTTAGAAATGCCTTGCCGGGATCAATTGCAGCAATGGTTTCGACAGCGGCGTGAGCGTAAAGATTAA
- a CDS encoding TIGR01777 family protein: MKVAVTGATGFVGSRLVERLLAEGNSVVAFSRDRASAERKLPRSSNLEIVAYNPKQAGDWQAKISGCDAVVNLAGEPIAENRWTPEIKKSLLESRTLTTQNVVNGIAQANPKPSVLVNASAIGFYGTSETAAFDEASAAGQDFLAEVCQAWEAEASKVKESGTRLVIFRIGIVLENGGALGKMLTPFRMFAGGPIGSGKQWFSWIHREDLVNLILKALTDSNLEGTYNATAPNPVKMAELTDALGQVMNRPSWLPVPAFALEALLGDGAIVVLEGQQVLPKRTLTTGFEYEYPTVNQALAAILK; the protein is encoded by the coding sequence ATGAAAGTCGCGGTGACTGGGGCAACAGGATTTGTCGGATCACGGTTAGTGGAACGATTGTTAGCAGAAGGGAATTCGGTGGTTGCATTCAGCCGCGATCGAGCCAGCGCAGAACGAAAACTTCCGCGCTCCTCAAACTTAGAAATCGTTGCATACAATCCGAAACAAGCGGGAGACTGGCAAGCAAAAATCTCAGGCTGCGATGCGGTTGTGAATTTAGCCGGAGAACCGATCGCTGAAAATCGCTGGACTCCTGAGATCAAGAAATCTCTGCTAGAAAGCCGGACTTTGACGACTCAAAATGTGGTGAATGGGATTGCTCAAGCCAATCCAAAACCGTCTGTGCTCGTGAATGCGTCAGCGATCGGCTTTTACGGCACCAGTGAAACGGCGGCGTTCGATGAAGCCAGTGCCGCAGGACAAGATTTCTTAGCCGAAGTGTGTCAGGCTTGGGAAGCAGAAGCCAGCAAAGTCAAAGAAAGCGGCACCCGATTAGTAATCTTCCGAATCGGAATTGTTCTCGAAAACGGCGGCGCACTGGGTAAAATGTTAACCCCGTTTCGGATGTTTGCGGGAGGGCCGATCGGTTCAGGCAAACAGTGGTTCTCCTGGATTCATCGTGAGGATTTAGTCAATCTGATTCTCAAAGCCCTGACCGATTCCAATCTAGAAGGCACCTATAACGCAACGGCTCCGAATCCGGTGAAAATGGCAGAACTCACCGACGCGCTCGGACAAGTGATGAATCGTCCGTCTTGGTTGCCCGTTCCGGCATTTGCGTTAGAAGCATTATTGGGCGATGGCGCGATCGTCGTTCTCGAAGGACAGCAAGTTTTGCCAAAACGTACCCTGACCACCGGCTTCGAGTACGAGTATCCAACCGTAAACCAAGCCCTTGCCGCAATTCTTAAATAA
- the gyrA gene encoding DNA gyrase subunit A, translated as MTFSQEPPQDRIIPTDLRNEMQRSYLEYAMSVIVGRALPDARDGLKPVHRRILYAMHELGLTHDRPFRKCARVVGEVLGKYHPHGDTAVYDALVRMAQDFSMRSPLIDGHGNFGSIDNDPPAAMRYTECRLTSLTGNALLQDIESETVDFIDNFDGSVQEPTVLPARIPQLLLNGSAGIAVGMATNIPPHNLGELIDGLVALIQNPDLTDLELMQYIPGPDFPTGAQILGRTGIREAYTTGRGSITMRGVAAIETIEQRGRPDKEAIIITALPYQTNKAALIERIAELVNDRKIEGISDVRDESDRDGMRVVIELRRDAYPRVVLNNLYKQTPIQANFGANMLALVNGEPQLLTLRQFLSVFLEFRVEAITRRTQYQLRKAQERDHLLQGLLIALANLDRIIALIRHAADTATAKQQLIETYSLSEQQADAILQMQLRRLTALEAEKIEQEHQDLQAQIQDLLDILARRDRILDIITQEVTQLRASHATPRRTIIEQSEDDLGDIDLIANEKSIVLVTEQGYIKRMPISTFEAQNRATRGKSGARMKEDDAVEHFISCCDHDSVLFFSDRGVVYALKAYQIPVGSRTSRGTPIVQLLTVPHGEKITSVISVSEFSDDEYLVMLTNKGYIKKTALSAFSNIRTNGLIAISLEEGDQLRWVRLSRVDDSIIIGSSQGRSIHFRVNHEQLRPLGRATRGVRAMSLREGDSLVGMAILPGQIVADVAQAQAEDPAGVEDEASLDENTELPPQSGPWALVVTTGGYGKRVPVKQFRLQNRAGMGIVVTKFRKPGDTLSALHIVNEGDEMMLITNRGIIIRQSVDAISSQSRAATGVRVQRLDEEDAIAAVALVPPTAEETEVGDLEDDAE; from the coding sequence ATGACCTTCTCCCAGGAACCGCCCCAAGATCGGATTATTCCAACCGATTTACGCAACGAAATGCAGCGGTCTTACCTGGAATACGCGATGAGCGTCATCGTAGGGCGGGCGCTGCCCGATGCGCGGGACGGGCTGAAACCTGTGCATCGTCGTATTCTTTATGCTATGCACGAATTAGGACTGACGCACGATCGACCCTTTAGAAAGTGTGCCCGTGTGGTCGGGGAAGTGCTGGGGAAATACCATCCGCACGGAGATACCGCCGTGTACGATGCCTTAGTGCGGATGGCGCAGGACTTTTCGATGCGATCGCCCTTGATTGATGGGCATGGAAACTTCGGATCGATCGACAACGATCCTCCCGCAGCGATGCGATACACCGAGTGTCGTTTAACTTCACTGACTGGCAACGCGCTGCTGCAAGACATCGAATCGGAGACCGTCGATTTTATCGATAACTTCGATGGTTCGGTACAAGAACCGACCGTTCTCCCCGCCCGCATTCCGCAGCTTCTGCTCAATGGTTCAGCCGGAATTGCAGTCGGGATGGCGACGAACATTCCACCGCATAACTTAGGGGAATTGATCGATGGCTTAGTCGCATTGATTCAAAATCCAGACCTGACTGATTTGGAATTGATGCAGTACATTCCAGGCCCTGACTTTCCCACAGGCGCGCAAATTTTAGGACGGACTGGAATTCGCGAAGCCTACACAACAGGACGCGGCTCAATCACGATGCGAGGTGTGGCAGCGATCGAGACGATCGAACAGCGCGGACGACCGGACAAAGAAGCGATCATTATTACCGCTCTGCCCTATCAAACCAACAAAGCTGCTTTAATCGAACGCATTGCAGAACTGGTGAACGATCGTAAGATCGAAGGCATTTCTGATGTGCGCGACGAGAGCGATCGTGACGGAATGCGAGTTGTCATCGAACTGCGGCGCGATGCTTACCCGCGCGTCGTGTTAAACAATCTCTACAAGCAGACTCCGATTCAGGCGAACTTTGGCGCGAATATGCTGGCGCTCGTGAACGGTGAACCTCAGCTTCTGACTCTGAGGCAGTTCTTGAGCGTGTTCCTAGAGTTCCGAGTCGAAGCAATCACCCGCCGCACCCAGTACCAACTCCGCAAAGCTCAAGAACGCGATCATCTCCTGCAAGGATTGTTAATTGCACTGGCGAATCTCGATCGCATTATTGCGCTGATTCGTCATGCGGCTGATACCGCAACGGCGAAACAACAACTGATTGAAACCTACTCGCTTTCAGAACAGCAAGCGGATGCAATTCTGCAAATGCAGCTTCGACGGTTAACAGCACTCGAAGCCGAAAAGATCGAGCAAGAACACCAAGATTTGCAAGCTCAAATTCAAGACTTGTTAGATATCTTGGCAAGACGCGATCGCATCTTAGACATCATCACTCAAGAGGTCACGCAGCTTAGAGCGAGTCATGCCACACCGCGTCGAACTATCATCGAACAGTCTGAAGACGACCTCGGTGATATCGATCTGATTGCAAATGAGAAATCGATCGTGCTTGTCACCGAACAAGGCTACATCAAGCGCATGCCGATCAGCACGTTTGAAGCCCAGAATCGCGCCACTCGCGGTAAGTCTGGAGCGCGAATGAAGGAAGACGATGCCGTTGAACACTTCATTAGCTGCTGCGACCACGACAGCGTATTGTTCTTTAGCGATCGTGGAGTCGTCTACGCGCTGAAAGCCTATCAAATTCCAGTCGGATCAAGAACCTCGCGAGGAACGCCGATCGTGCAGTTGCTCACTGTGCCGCACGGAGAAAAAATCACCTCGGTTATCTCTGTGAGTGAGTTCTCCGATGATGAGTACCTGGTGATGTTGACCAACAAAGGCTACATCAAGAAAACGGCACTCTCAGCCTTCAGCAACATTCGCACCAACGGCTTGATTGCGATCTCGCTCGAAGAAGGCGACCAACTGCGATGGGTGAGACTATCGCGAGTAGATGACAGCATCATTATTGGATCAAGTCAGGGTCGATCAATTCACTTCCGCGTCAACCATGAGCAATTGCGCCCACTCGGTCGTGCAACTCGTGGGGTAAGAGCGATGTCTCTCCGAGAAGGCGATAGCTTAGTCGGTATGGCAATCCTGCCAGGTCAAATTGTGGCAGATGTTGCCCAAGCGCAAGCCGAAGATCCTGCCGGCGTTGAAGATGAAGCAAGCTTGGACGAGAACACAGAACTGCCGCCGCAGTCCGGCCCGTGGGCGCTTGTCGTCACGACCGGAGGCTATGGTAAGCGAGTTCCGGTCAAACAATTCCGTCTGCAAAACCGAGCAGGAATGGGAATTGTGGTGACGAAGTTCCGCAAACCGGGTGATACTTTGTCTGCGCTGCACATTGTCAACGAAGGCGATGAAATGATGCTAATTACCAATCGCGGCATTATTATTCGGCAGTCGGTGGATGCAATTTCATCGCAGTCACGCGCCGCCACTGGAGTCAGAGTGCAGCGATTAGACGAAGAAGATGCGATCGCAGCCGTTGCGCTTGTTCCTCCCACTGCAGAGGAAACTGAAGTGGGTGATCTCGAAGACGACGCAGAATAA
- a CDS encoding TPM domain-containing protein — protein MHTLRVRRLLQGLMALMVVLSVWTIAPAAQAYNNPDLLPDHPTNVIDLANELTTIQEETLSEDLTNFEAKTGWKLRVLTQSDRTPGTAVKQFWGLDDKSVLLVADPRGGNLLNFSVGDDLYPLLSRTFWIELQTRFGNQFFVRDNGGDQAILQALESVKGCLLQGGCSVVPGLPREQWLLTLITSTVGGLVFGFAAQPRKEGQIFAWQWALIFSPLWGILFLAFGVGPVVTRTSEWLPLFRNVAGFAIGALVAFLAPSFARSSTSET, from the coding sequence ATGCACACTCTTCGAGTCCGCCGTCTGTTACAAGGACTGATGGCGCTGATGGTTGTTCTCTCCGTATGGACGATCGCACCTGCGGCTCAGGCTTATAACAATCCTGACCTGCTGCCCGATCATCCGACGAATGTGATTGATCTCGCGAATGAATTGACGACGATCCAGGAAGAGACGCTCTCCGAAGATTTAACCAATTTTGAGGCAAAGACGGGCTGGAAACTGCGCGTTCTCACTCAGAGCGATCGCACTCCCGGAACTGCGGTAAAACAATTTTGGGGTTTGGACGATAAAAGCGTTTTGCTTGTGGCTGATCCCCGTGGTGGGAATTTATTAAATTTCAGCGTTGGTGATGACCTGTATCCGCTACTGTCTCGGACATTCTGGATCGAGCTGCAAACCCGATTTGGCAACCAGTTTTTTGTGAGAGATAACGGCGGGGATCAGGCAATTTTGCAGGCGTTAGAGTCGGTGAAAGGATGCTTGTTGCAGGGTGGCTGTAGCGTGGTTCCGGGATTACCGCGTGAGCAGTGGTTATTGACGTTAATCACATCTACAGTCGGTGGATTGGTGTTTGGCTTTGCGGCACAGCCTCGTAAAGAAGGGCAGATTTTTGCTTGGCAGTGGGCGCTGATTTTCTCGCCGCTGTGGGGCATTTTGTTTTTGGCGTTCGGTGTTGGCCCAGTCGTGACTCGCACTTCGGAATGGCTCCCTCTGTTTCGCAATGTGGCAGGATTTGCGATCGGAGCGCTAGTTGCATTTCTAGCTCCATCTTTTGCGCGATCGTCCACCTCAGAAACCTAA
- a CDS encoding histidine phosphatase family protein, whose protein sequence is MMKWFVWLLPLLLIGCGYDRSLSQASDETVNARPAPVDRSIWGQLRQVETFTVILMRHALAPGTGDPGNFRLNDCSTQRNLSQEGRNQAKQIGQVFRQRQVPVSRVLSSQWCRCLETAQLMNLGKVEPFPALNSFFRDRSTEPRQTEQLRQFMIKNKAAKQVVIMVTHQVNITAITDVVPDQGEAIVVQLDEQNQFKSIGELDPN, encoded by the coding sequence ATGATGAAGTGGTTTGTTTGGCTGTTGCCATTGTTATTGATTGGATGCGGGTACGATCGTTCACTATCTCAAGCTTCTGATGAAACTGTGAATGCTCGACCTGCTCCGGTCGATCGATCAATTTGGGGACAATTGCGGCAAGTAGAAACCTTCACGGTGATTCTGATGCGTCACGCGCTGGCTCCCGGAACAGGTGACCCAGGCAACTTTCGCTTAAACGATTGTTCGACTCAGCGCAATTTGTCCCAAGAAGGTAGAAATCAAGCCAAACAAATCGGTCAAGTGTTCAGACAGCGACAAGTTCCCGTGTCGCGAGTGCTATCGAGTCAGTGGTGTCGCTGCTTGGAAACGGCTCAATTGATGAATTTAGGAAAAGTTGAGCCGTTTCCCGCGCTAAATTCTTTTTTTCGCGACAGATCTACCGAACCGCGACAAACTGAACAACTCCGCCAATTCATGATCAAAAACAAAGCTGCAAAGCAAGTCGTGATCATGGTGACGCATCAAGTCAACATTACGGCGATCACGGATGTTGTTCCCGATCAGGGTGAAGCGATCGTCGTGCAACTCGACGAGCAGAATCAGTTTAAGTCGATCGGCGAACTCGATCCGAATTAA
- a CDS encoding YtxH domain-containing protein — MMSNRSGSFLGGMIVGAAMGTIAGLLMAPRTGRETRQLIKKSADALPELAEDLSTSVQLQADRFSETALRNWDGTLTRLKEAISAGLEATQREHQLLDRETESGNEPNPPVRDRLR; from the coding sequence ATTATGTCTAATCGGTCTGGATCATTTTTAGGCGGCATGATTGTCGGAGCGGCGATGGGAACGATCGCAGGCTTACTGATGGCACCGCGCACTGGGCGAGAAACCCGACAACTGATCAAAAAATCAGCCGATGCCCTACCTGAACTTGCGGAAGATCTTTCCACCAGTGTCCAACTTCAGGCAGATCGATTTTCTGAGACAGCTTTGCGAAACTGGGATGGTACCCTGACTCGATTGAAAGAAGCGATCTCGGCGGGTCTCGAAGCGACTCAGCGTGAGCATCAACTCCTCGATCGTGAAACTGAATCAGGGAATGAACCAAATCCTCCGGTACGCGATCGTTTGCGATAG
- a CDS encoding tetratricopeptide repeat protein → MSVLQRFQSNSSNHPLGGRYQVIQELSAGGFGQTFLAADLHLPGQPRCVVKQLKPQSTHPQSLQVAARLFDTEAQVLYRLGHHDQIPRLLAHFQENSEFYLVQEWIDGHPVGEELIAGQPWSEAQVLWMLRSLLDGLSFVHQQNVIHRDIKPSNLMRRRSDGKIVLIDFGAVKQVSTGFSHTVPTHTIPIGTPGYMAIEQMAGMPRFSSDIYAVGVIAIEALTGLPPSHLTQNPNTGELQWRDHLPDLSPAIAAVLEKMICADFRDRYATAVQALTAIQAISADLGAAPIPLPSHPPIASNSTGTASVPVPTAALAVNPPRNLDNAAMQARKIFPFLASFRPTVLAATSLMRVSTLKQSVTVRWREPLAKISRRRMLPPAIGLTILGATFFGWNATRPPQRNLSISTPAPSPNPATQAAKLLDEAKQQRTAKQYQQAVNTYDRMITIDAKSAEAHWGRCYSLNYLQRSKDAITACEAALALRPNYPEALWSKGYALEQQQQYEQALPLYQRAITLKPDFAEAWSNQGTLLFRFGRFPEAIAALDKATTLKPDLAEAWNNRGAVLWRLGRIDESIASIDKAIQLRPDYQDALSLRQQIEQKLNRGDNQKRN, encoded by the coding sequence GTGAGTGTTTTACAGCGATTTCAGTCTAATTCGTCCAATCATCCATTGGGGGGTCGCTATCAAGTTATTCAGGAATTGAGCGCGGGTGGATTCGGTCAAACTTTTCTTGCTGCGGATTTGCACCTTCCCGGTCAGCCTCGCTGCGTCGTGAAACAACTGAAACCCCAGTCTACTCATCCCCAAAGCTTGCAGGTCGCTGCCCGCCTGTTTGATACGGAGGCGCAAGTGCTTTATCGCTTGGGACATCACGATCAAATTCCGCGCCTGCTGGCTCACTTTCAGGAGAATTCAGAATTCTACCTGGTTCAGGAGTGGATCGACGGACACCCCGTGGGTGAAGAACTGATTGCTGGGCAACCCTGGTCAGAAGCGCAAGTCCTCTGGATGCTTCGCAGCTTGCTTGACGGACTGAGCTTTGTGCATCAGCAGAACGTGATTCATCGCGACATCAAGCCCTCAAATCTGATGCGTCGTCGCTCAGATGGCAAAATTGTGCTGATCGATTTCGGAGCCGTGAAGCAAGTCAGTACCGGATTCAGTCACACTGTGCCAACTCATACGATCCCGATCGGCACTCCAGGCTATATGGCGATCGAACAAATGGCAGGAATGCCCCGCTTTAGTAGCGATATTTATGCGGTTGGTGTGATTGCGATCGAAGCTCTCACCGGACTTCCGCCTTCCCATCTCACTCAAAATCCGAATACCGGAGAGCTTCAGTGGCGCGATCATCTACCCGATCTTAGCCCCGCGATCGCTGCTGTGCTAGAGAAGATGATCTGTGCTGACTTTCGCGATCGCTATGCCACTGCTGTACAAGCTTTGACCGCCATTCAAGCGATTTCCGCAGATCTCGGCGCTGCACCTATCCCCCTGCCTTCACATCCACCGATCGCGTCAAACTCTACCGGAACCGCTTCGGTTCCGGTACCCACAGCAGCCTTAGCCGTGAATCCTCCACGCAATTTAGACAATGCAGCGATGCAGGCGCGAAAAATCTTTCCGTTTCTCGCGTCGTTCCGTCCCACCGTCTTAGCGGCGACATCCCTAATGCGAGTCAGCACACTTAAGCAAAGCGTAACGGTCAGATGGCGCGAACCGCTCGCTAAGATTTCTCGCCGTCGGATGCTGCCTCCTGCGATCGGACTCACGATACTAGGCGCTACTTTTTTCGGTTGGAATGCCACTCGTCCCCCTCAAAGAAATCTGAGCATTTCCACGCCTGCTCCTTCCCCGAATCCGGCGACTCAAGCTGCAAAACTCCTCGACGAAGCAAAACAGCAGCGGACAGCAAAGCAGTATCAGCAAGCCGTGAACACCTACGATCGGATGATCACGATCGATGCCAAATCTGCTGAAGCGCATTGGGGACGGTGCTACAGCTTGAATTATTTACAGCGTAGTAAAGATGCGATCACGGCGTGTGAGGCTGCATTAGCGCTGCGCCCGAATTATCCAGAAGCTTTATGGAGTAAAGGGTACGCTCTGGAGCAACAGCAACAGTACGAGCAAGCCTTGCCGCTTTATCAACGCGCTATCACCCTGAAGCCTGATTTTGCTGAGGCGTGGAGCAATCAGGGAACGCTACTGTTCCGGTTTGGTCGTTTCCCTGAAGCGATCGCCGCCCTGGATAAAGCAACCACCCTCAAACCAGATTTAGCAGAGGCTTGGAACAATCGGGGTGCTGTATTGTGGCGCTTGGGGCGGATTGATGAATCGATCGCATCGATCGACAAAGCCATTCAGCTTCGACCCGATTACCAAGACGCGCTCAGTCTGCGGCAGCAGATTGAGCAAAAACTGAACCGAGGCGACAATCAAAAGCGAAACTAG
- a CDS encoding pentapeptide repeat-containing protein, with translation MSYCLNPVCSNPENLANVERCQACGVSLLLRDRYRVFHALGQGGFGATFLARDESLPGQPHCVIKQLRPTATAPHVMQMARDLFEREAQTLGRIGNHPQVPRLLDYFEANQEFYLVQEYISGSTLQQEIKRSGAFSEAGVKQFLSEILPIMQYVHSHQVIHRDIKPANLIRRSQDCKLVLIDFGAVKNQVNSISTSLSDQTALTAYAIGTPGFAPPEQMAMRPVYASDLYALGVTCIYLLSGKSPKDLDYDPTTGELLWQRQVHVSEHFAGVLKKMLEVSVRHRFQSANEILRALDLEPYLDSLANSMNSVTARSTLPKREPDSQPSSPAARAAMAIRARNTRSDSTHTQTGAARNRMMAARPRDSGGRTSGMTEGRINQATKLDAITLANLYTKGKRDFASVELCAVVAPKINLAGAVFHQSNLKQINLQGANLFNADFGRANLSRANLRDTNMAQSYLSNADLQGADLRGADLTQAYLLNANLRGANLCGANLTGAKITEEQLTTAKMNWLTVRPNGKRGIL, from the coding sequence ATGAGCTATTGCTTAAATCCAGTCTGTTCTAATCCCGAAAATCTGGCGAACGTTGAGCGGTGTCAAGCTTGTGGTGTTTCTCTGCTGTTGCGTGATCGGTATCGGGTGTTTCACGCGCTGGGTCAAGGTGGCTTTGGTGCAACATTTCTAGCTAGGGATGAATCGCTTCCCGGTCAGCCTCATTGCGTGATTAAACAACTCCGTCCCACCGCAACGGCTCCTCATGTCATGCAAATGGCGCGAGATTTGTTTGAACGAGAAGCCCAGACGCTGGGACGAATTGGCAATCATCCACAAGTGCCACGTTTGCTGGATTATTTTGAGGCAAATCAAGAATTTTATCTAGTTCAAGAGTATATTAGCGGATCGACGCTGCAACAGGAAATCAAACGATCGGGCGCGTTCAGTGAAGCTGGAGTCAAACAGTTTCTCAGTGAAATTCTACCGATCATGCAGTACGTGCATAGCCATCAAGTGATTCACCGGGACATCAAGCCTGCAAATCTGATCCGCCGATCGCAAGACTGCAAGCTTGTGCTAATTGACTTTGGAGCCGTGAAAAATCAGGTTAACTCGATTTCTACAAGCTTATCGGATCAAACTGCTTTAACCGCTTACGCCATTGGGACACCAGGGTTTGCCCCACCAGAGCAAATGGCGATGCGTCCAGTGTATGCCAGTGACTTGTATGCACTCGGAGTCACCTGTATTTATCTCTTGTCTGGGAAATCTCCTAAAGATTTAGATTACGATCCCACAACAGGCGAACTCCTCTGGCAAAGGCAAGTTCACGTCAGCGAACACTTTGCAGGTGTCTTGAAGAAAATGCTGGAAGTGTCCGTGCGGCATCGGTTTCAGTCGGCTAATGAGATTCTCCGGGCGCTGGACTTAGAACCGTATCTTGATAGTTTGGCAAACAGCATGAATAGCGTCACCGCCCGATCGACCCTGCCGAAACGCGAACCCGATTCCCAGCCAAGCTCTCCCGCCGCTCGCGCAGCAATGGCAATTCGTGCTAGGAATACGCGATCGGACTCAACTCACACCCAAACCGGAGCCGCCCGAAACCGGATGATGGCAGCCCGTCCTCGTGATTCGGGCGGACGCACTAGCGGCATGACCGAAGGCAGAATCAATCAGGCCACAAAACTGGATGCTATCACTCTCGCTAATTTGTATACCAAAGGAAAACGCGATTTTGCTTCTGTAGAGCTGTGCGCTGTCGTCGCTCCAAAAATTAATCTAGCCGGTGCAGTCTTTCACCAATCGAATCTCAAGCAAATTAACTTACAAGGCGCAAACTTATTTAACGCAGATTTTGGGCGAGCCAACTTAAGCCGCGCAAATTTACGTGATACCAATATGGCGCAGTCTTATCTGAGCAATGCGGATTTACAAGGGGCAGATTTGCGGGGAGCCGATCTCACCCAAGCCTATTTGCTCAATGCCAATCTCCGGGGAGCGAACCTTTGTGGCGCGAATCTCACAGGCGCGAAAATCACTGAAGAACAGTTAACCACCGCAAAAATGAACTGGCTAACCGTCAGACCCAACGGAAAACGCGGAATTTTGTAA
- a CDS encoding DUF948 domain-containing protein: MADPIFWLGLSILLVAISLTALLTVAIPAFNEMGRAARSAEKLFDTLNRELPPTLEALRITGLEVTDLTDDVTQGVQSATQVVKQVDQSITGVKQQVQKAQTTSRSVFVGVKAAWRTLTQPNKSRRSSRLASGSDPRSFFRPTAYRDPFDDNHYEDSLSADPHHDRHSENLPNEQSDVQPTEPPRQPVQRKPE, encoded by the coding sequence GTGGCTGATCCTATTTTTTGGTTAGGTTTATCAATTTTATTGGTGGCGATCAGTTTGACCGCACTGCTTACGGTTGCAATCCCAGCGTTTAATGAGATGGGACGCGCCGCCCGCAGTGCGGAAAAGCTATTTGATACGCTGAATCGCGAACTGCCGCCAACGCTGGAGGCGCTGCGAATTACGGGTCTGGAAGTCACCGATCTCACCGATGACGTGACGCAGGGTGTTCAGAGTGCAACCCAAGTGGTGAAACAGGTCGATCAGAGCATTACCGGAGTAAAACAGCAGGTTCAAAAAGCGCAAACGACAAGTCGAAGCGTGTTTGTGGGTGTGAAAGCGGCATGGCGCACCTTGACCCAGCCGAATAAATCGCGGCGATCGTCCCGGTTGGCATCGGGTTCAGACCCACGATCGTTTTTTCGTCCTACTGCTTATCGCGACCCTTTTGACGACAATCATTACGAAGATTCTTTAAGCGCAGACCCGCACCATGATCGCCACAGTGAGAATTTACCGAATGAGCAATCGGACGTGCAGCCCACTGAACCTCCAAGACAACCGGTGCAGCGTAAGCCAGAGTAG